In Desulfoferula mesophila, the genomic window CGGGTGGCGGCCATGACCGGCAACATCGGGGTGCAGCCGCGGGTGATCATGAGCGGCGGGGTGGCCAAGAACGCCGGGGTGGTGGCCCTCATGGCCGAGCGCCTGGGCGTGGAGATCGCGGTGCCCGAGGAGCCCCAGATCGTGGGGGCCCTAGGCGCGGCGCTTATGGCGAAGAGGGAGGCGCAATGAATCTAGTTCCCCTGGGCAGCACCGGACTCATGGTCTCTGAAGTGGGCTTCGGGGGCATCCCCATCACCCGCGTGACCGTGGACGAGGGCGTGGCCCTGGCCCGCGCCGCCTATGAGCGGGGCTGGCGCTTTTTCGACACCGCGCGCATGTACGGCGACAGCGAAGTCAAGCTGGGCCAAGCCCTGGAGGGGGTGCGCGACCAGGTGGTGCTGGCCTCCAAGACCATGAAGCGCAGCGCCCAGGAGATGCGCGGGGAGATCGCGGCCAGCCTAAAGGCCCTGCGCACCACCTGGATCGACCTGTACCAGATCCACAACCTGGCCAAGCCCCAGGACCTGGAGGCGGTGCTGGCTCCTGGCGGGGCCTTGGAGGCGCTGCAAGAGGCCCAGGCCCAGGGCAGGGTGCGGCACATCGGCTTTTCCTCCCACCACCCGGACACGGCCATCGCGGCCATCGAGACCGGACGCTTCGCCACGGCGCAGTTCGCCTGCAACTTCGTGGAGGACCAGGCGGCGGCGCGGGTCTTTGGCGCGGCCAAGAAACGGGGCATGGGCTGCATCGCCATGAAGCCCCTGGGCGGCGGCCTGCTGGAGCGGGCCGACCTGTGCTTCGCCTGGCTGCAGACCCAGGAGGGAGTGCT contains:
- a CDS encoding aldo/keto reductase: MNLVPLGSTGLMVSEVGFGGIPITRVTVDEGVALARAAYERGWRFFDTARMYGDSEVKLGQALEGVRDQVVLASKTMKRSAQEMRGEIAASLKALRTTWIDLYQIHNLAKPQDLEAVLAPGGALEALQEAQAQGRVRHIGFSSHHPDTAIAAIETGRFATAQFACNFVEDQAAARVFGAAKKRGMGCIAMKPLGGGLLERADLCFAWLQTQEGVLPIPGMQSLAELDQIAGLYENRRELGPADLAEMERIRAELGSRFCHRCGYCLPCPNGVDIPKVMLFTSQKRRFPPAQLIEKTREAIAQAEAECLECGECTARCPYELPIPEMLAEITADFRDFLAQHGQA